From a region of the Paenibacillus segetis genome:
- a CDS encoding ABC transporter permease codes for MASLKKYRSISNRSLQKVLAYRTSYIINLASNFVNLLAIYFLWQGIYGGRTELGGYTWDQMKTYLLITFLANSVLSWYSETAISGKILDGSVAADLLKPIDFQSARFAETLGSSLLEGGMSATIIAVFMLMIPGISLPHSPLIWLLFVLSLFAAMVVKFGIVYLAALLCFWSTGSLGIVWARIAITNLLSGALVPLVFFPGWLEKLAMVLPFQSIIHTPTVIFLEQVDTLEIVTMIGVQCFWGGALWIAGKLMWKWAVRQVTIHGG; via the coding sequence ATGGCAAGTCTCAAAAAATATAGAAGCATTTCTAACCGATCGCTACAAAAAGTATTAGCTTATCGCACCTCTTATATCATTAACTTGGCTTCCAACTTTGTAAATCTATTGGCTATTTATTTCCTGTGGCAAGGGATTTATGGTGGGAGAACTGAACTTGGGGGATATACATGGGATCAGATGAAGACCTATTTGCTCATTACCTTTCTAGCCAACTCCGTCCTATCCTGGTACTCGGAAACGGCGATATCCGGCAAGATTCTAGATGGAAGTGTTGCGGCGGATTTGTTAAAGCCCATTGATTTTCAAAGTGCACGGTTTGCAGAAACCCTAGGATCAAGTCTGTTAGAGGGCGGTATGAGTGCGACAATCATCGCTGTCTTTATGTTGATGATTCCAGGCATAAGTCTTCCGCATTCCCCACTGATCTGGCTGCTGTTTGTACTAAGTTTATTTGCTGCGATGGTGGTCAAGTTCGGTATCGTTTATTTGGCAGCATTATTGTGTTTCTGGTCAACAGGCTCACTAGGTATTGTATGGGCTCGAATTGCGATTACGAATTTGCTATCAGGTGCATTAGTTCCGCTAGTATTCTTCCCTGGGTGGTTAGAGAAATTAGCTATGGTGCTCCCATTCCAAAGTATCATTCATACGCCGACCGTGATTTTTTTAGAGCAGGTAGATACTCTGGAGATCGTGACAATGATCGGTGTTCAGTGTTTCTGGGGAGGCGCTTTATGGATCGCGGGCAAACTGATGTGGAAGTGGGCAGTTCGTCAAGTGACCATCCATGGCGGGTAA
- a CDS encoding ABC transporter permease: MKLSRMFYLYKRMYAQQLKAILEYNKDFYILMGSAALTQVLGFIFLWVIYNRIPDINGWHFWEVAFMYAMIFLTEGIGSLFFEGTWRLGRLVNQGELDRYLLRPVPVILQVFCTGIGVNGLGNLLIGGVIVWQSLAHGHLQWSLAKVGVIILLLITAIIIRVSINLAGNSAAFWVKNAGNAFPLMVHSLADLAKYPITLFNQGIRIFISTVLPYAFISFYPATYIFNKSEWHGWWILAPVAAIASALGAYGIFRVGLRSYESTGN; this comes from the coding sequence ATGAAGCTTTCACGGATGTTTTATTTGTATAAAAGAATGTATGCACAGCAACTCAAGGCCATTTTAGAATATAACAAGGACTTTTACATATTAATGGGCTCAGCGGCGTTAACTCAGGTACTTGGCTTCATATTCTTATGGGTGATCTATAATCGAATTCCAGATATTAATGGCTGGCATTTTTGGGAAGTGGCGTTTATGTATGCGATGATTTTCCTTACCGAGGGCATCGGATCCTTGTTCTTTGAAGGTACCTGGAGACTGGGAAGACTGGTGAATCAAGGCGAGTTGGATCGATATTTACTTCGTCCCGTTCCCGTTATTCTGCAGGTTTTCTGTACCGGAATTGGTGTGAATGGGCTGGGGAATTTACTTATCGGTGGTGTTATTGTGTGGCAATCGCTTGCCCATGGACATTTGCAATGGTCTTTAGCTAAAGTAGGAGTCATCATTTTACTCTTGATAACGGCGATTATTATCCGCGTATCCATTAATCTAGCAGGGAATTCTGCAGCATTTTGGGTCAAAAATGCGGGAAATGCATTCCCACTCATGGTTCATAGCTTAGCCGATCTGGCGAAGTACCCGATCACGCTCTTCAATCAAGGAATTCGTATTTTCATATCGACTGTCCTTCCCTATGCATTCATCAGCTTTTATCCCGCAACCTACATTTTTAATAAAAGTGAGTGGCATGGCTGGTGGATACTAGCTCCCGTGGCAGCAATAGCAAGTGCTCTTGGTGCGTATGGCATATTTCGTGTGGGACTTCGAAGCTATGAAAGTACGGGGAATTAG
- a CDS encoding GNAT family N-acetyltransferase translates to MIDLNTYPNRDEVRHLLATCMWPDEERVRRELERYRTDSSKNLLGKLENNELVGLIGVQRSEEEIEVILLHIAVNEAYWGKGIGKEMIHEYIAANEIKRMEAETDQDAVDFYRQIGFEICSLGEKYPGRERFRCILER, encoded by the coding sequence ATGATAGATCTTAATACATATCCGAACCGAGATGAAGTTAGGCATTTGTTAGCAACGTGCATGTGGCCAGATGAGGAACGAGTACGAAGAGAGCTTGAGCGTTATCGTACAGATAGCTCTAAGAATCTGCTTGGTAAGCTAGAAAATAACGAGTTGGTTGGATTAATTGGAGTTCAGCGAAGTGAAGAAGAGATAGAGGTTATTTTGTTACATATAGCTGTTAATGAAGCTTATTGGGGTAAAGGAATTGGCAAAGAAATGATCCATGAGTATATCGCAGCGAATGAAATCAAGAGAATGGAAGCAGAGACGGATCAAGACGCTGTAGATTTTTATAGACAAATAGGCTTTGAAATCTGTAGTTTGGGTGAGAAATACCCTGGGCGAGAACGATTTAGGTGCATTCTTGAAAGATAA